A segment of the Capnocytophaga sp. ARDL2 genome:
TAATGTATCTTTTAGAGCAATGGTGCTATAAGGCAGAAAGTGAAATTTTTATTTTACCTGATAATTTTGAAGGGGCGGTTATTGTCTTATATAATGAGAAAGACGGAGAGCCTGAAAAATATGATAAAAAAGGAAACAGAGTTTATGATATTCCTGAAAATGGTTTATTGAAAACGAGATTTAAGTTTCAGGATGGTTGGCGAGATATTAAGTACATTCAAAGGAACGGAGTACAATTAAGATATTTACTTCCATCTGATAACGTTTGGAACGATACAATTACAAAAAGAAGAAATGACAGTATTTATGTTTTTAATGCTTCTTACTCTGATGATTATTGGTTCCTTGTAGGGAAAATAAAGGATATTGATTCTCTAGGAAAAGAAATGGATAAAAAATGGGAAGCTTTTTTCAAATCCTGTTATTTTGAAAGAGGGAGACAGCATTGGAAACGTAAGACACAATAAAAATTTTGATAAAATAAAAGCCCGCAATTAGCGGGTAGTGTTCCAAAGTTAGTGATGGGCAACTATTCTAATAGGTAACTAGCTGATATATAATAAAAAAACGAATAAAAGAATAAAGCGTTTTCACCATATAAAAATATGCCCTAAAAATTTTGCTCTTTCAAAAATAATGTTTACTTTCGGTAAAGTTTAACCATAAAACCATATAGTTGAGACCTTTGCAAGAACCGTCCATTCTCTATTTTTCCTATATTCGGATGATTTTTTTAGAAAATGGGGTTTTGAAAATTCGAAATTGTATTCTTTTTCATCATTTTTTATCTCTTTTTCGGGAAGATTTTAATCAAAAGCTCCCTTTTTTGAGCTTTTTTTCATTAAAAGGCAGGAAGTATCTCCATCTTCGGACTTCGCTTCAGATTGTAGGCAATGGCTTCCAAAATAGGTTGTGTGTGTACCTTGTCCAAACCTTTTAAACGAGTCTGCCCCACACCAAACCATCGCTTTTGACTCCCAAAAGTACGCTCCACTACCCAACACGTTTTAGAAATCAACTTGTTAAACACTCTCTCCCATTTACTTAGCGGCTTATTTCTCTGTGCTTTATGCTGTATCCTGTCCTTGGATTTTCTTCTCTTAAGATATTCCCTATTCACCTTGGAAGCATAGCCTTTATCGGTAAAAACACCTTTTTTAATTCGTTCATTGTCAATTTTTTCCAATAAAGGAATCAAGCCTTTGCTATCGTGCTCGTTAGCCGCTGTGGTATGAACCGCCAATACCAAACCATTACTATCCACCGCAATTTACTTCTTGTATCCGAAATAAGTTTTTGTGCCTTTTTTAAGCCATCTCGCTTCCTTATCTACCCCATCTTCAGCCACTTCCCTGAAAAAATGCTCTTGTTTTTCAATTTCCACCTCGGGCAATTCGTCTTCTTTTCGGTCTTGGGCAATTTCAAAAGTTTTTGGCTTTTTCGAATGAAACAAGCTCTGCTTAATACTAGCATCTATCTTTACGCCTTGATGAATGATGATTCTGTGTTTTTCCAACTGATGGTTGGTTTCAGAAAGCAAAGAAATCAAAGGCTTTCTTTTCGGTAAGCTCGGTGCGAAATAGACTTAAAACACTGTAGCTTGGTACAGAATCTTCCAATTGCATATCGCAGAATTTCATCGCCGATAGGCTGTCATTTACATACTCTTCTAGCTTGATATCCGAGAGATTGTTCCACATCCCGATGAGTAGCATTTTGAAAAGCAGGAGTCCATCGTAAGGTTTTTAACCCGAGGTGGAAAGCCCTTTTTTGATAGTTTTTGTCGATGATAGCGGAAATAGGTCGCCAATCAATAATGGTATCGACTTGTGCGTAAAAAGAGCCTTTCGGGTGCGTCTTTCTACATCATAAGTAGCAAAGGACATAGCGGATAGAGTTTTGGTGCGTTTCATAAAACAAACGCACAAAATAATAAATTGATAATCAATTGATTAAAAAAATCACTTCTTGTTTTCTTATCCTGTAAAAGTCTCAATACTGTTTGTTATGGGAATCTTTTTTGATTTTAGAATTGATGAGATCAGAAAAAAATGTTTTATAAAAAATTTCAAAGCACTACTTTTTTATATTATTTTTTATATTATTTTTTATATTTTTGTACAAATATTTAACATTTTAAACAATGAAAAAACACAATTTCATTTTTTCGTTTTTGTTGTTTTTTGTTATGACGATTTGTGGTTTCAGTCAAGAGACAACTAATGCTTTTTTTCAACCTAAATATTGGTTGCAAAATTTCACTTCTTCTACAGATGCAAATCATTTGTTAAATGGTCATGCACCTTTACAATTGTCAAAAGATAAAATTTGGACTACTTATGATAAACTTAGACACACCAATCAATTGTTTGTAGTGGTAAAAAGCAACGAAGAATTGCCTGTTTTATTTGTTTTGGGGAATAAAAAGAATTTCTTTTTACAATCGTCCAGTTTTCAATTGGATTATGAACGTAATTATTCTATAAAACAATTTCAACCCACAGGAGAATTGTTGGATTTTTTTCTCACAGACTTTGGAAAAAATCAATTATGGATTGTTCCTAATGACAATTTTCAATTATATGAATTGATTATCGATTCATCTGTTACTCCTAAGAATGTAAATGAAATTCGTACCTATTTATCCATAAAATATGGAATTAATTTGCTGGAAACCAATCAGTATTATTATAATGGAATAAATTTGTGGGAAAAAGATTCTAATGATAAAAACATTTTTGGATTGGCAGTCTTTGATAAATATGTGTTGAAACAATTGAGTAGTACTCATTCTAGAACACAGGATATTTCACTTTCATTTTCAGAATCGATAGAACGCAAAAAATTAAGCGACGGAAGTTGTATTTTATTGGGAACAAATGAAAAAGACTATCAATTTAGAGAGGATGTATGCGAAAAACAATGGACGCTTCAATCGACACTATCAACTAAAATAGATTGGCAATGGCATATTTCTCAAAAAGAAG
Coding sequences within it:
- a CDS encoding transposase, which encodes MLLIGMWNNLSDIKLEEYVNDSLSAMKFCDMQLEDSVPSYSVLSLFRTELTEKKAFDFFAF
- a CDS encoding transposase; the encoded protein is MDSNGLVLAVHTTAANEHDSKGLIPLLEKIDNERIKKGVFTDKGYASKVNREYLKRRKSKDRIQHKAQRNKPLSKWERVFNKLISKTCWVVERTFGSQKRWFGVGQTRLKGLDKVHTQPILEAIAYNLKRSPKMEILPAF